A region from the Deltaproteobacteria bacterium genome encodes:
- a CDS encoding SDR family NAD(P)-dependent oxidoreductase produces MSDRVCLVAGVGPGTGSALVRRFAEGGYRVAMLARTESRLQDLAEKVPGATAFPCDVADEAQVAATTARISRELGPVNVLIHNAVGGAWGDFQQIEPAVLQGNFSVNVMALLHLARAVAPAMIDAGAGTILVTGNTSAYRGKAAFAGFAPTKAAQRVLAESMARALGPRGVHVAYLAIDAVIDVPWARERFPDKPDDFFAKPSAIAEVAFSLAHQDRSTWAFDVVVRPFCEPW; encoded by the coding sequence ATGTCGGATCGAGTTTGTCTCGTCGCCGGGGTTGGTCCGGGTACCGGTAGCGCGCTGGTGAGGCGCTTCGCGGAGGGCGGCTATCGAGTCGCGATGCTCGCGCGGACCGAGAGCCGGCTGCAGGACCTCGCAGAGAAGGTGCCTGGCGCGACCGCTTTCCCTTGCGACGTCGCGGACGAGGCGCAGGTCGCCGCGACGACGGCGCGCATCTCACGCGAGCTCGGTCCTGTGAACGTCCTCATCCACAACGCCGTGGGCGGCGCCTGGGGCGACTTCCAACAGATCGAACCCGCGGTGCTCCAAGGCAATTTCTCAGTCAACGTCATGGCTCTGTTGCACCTTGCCCGCGCCGTTGCTCCTGCCATGATCGACGCGGGCGCGGGCACGATCCTCGTCACGGGCAACACGTCCGCCTACCGCGGCAAAGCCGCCTTCGCTGGCTTCGCGCCGACGAAGGCGGCTCAGCGCGTGCTCGCGGAGTCGATGGCTCGTGCCCTCGGGCCGAGAGGCGTCCACGTCGCCTATCTGGCGATCGACGCGGTGATCGACGTTCCGTGGGCGCGCGAGCGATTTCCCGACAAGCCTGACGACTTCTTCGCCAAGCCGAGCGCGATCGCCGAGGTTGCGTTCAGCCTTGCGCACCAAGACCGCTCGACCTGGGCGTTCGACGTGGTCGTCCGGCCCTTCTGCGAGCCGTGGTAG